The DNA sequence GTTTCGTTATTTTATCCTTCGTTTAGTATCTCGGTGAATATCCTCCATCGGATTTACCAGCATTTAACTGACTTGGACATTATTTTCTTAGAGGTCTGCCTTTCTGGGTCCTATAACTTCAAGCTACAAGTATTAAAGATGACTTTCGGCCAGCTGCAAAAGTTTCGAGTTATATCGCCTATTAGTCAAAATCATCATCCAAGCCGTCATTGGTGGTAACACTAGCAATATCTTCTGGCAGTTAAACATTTCTCACCATCCCCTCAGTCACTATTAGTTTGCGGGTCTACGCGCTATATGGGTGCAACCGTCGCCTGCTTGTGATTTTCATGACTGTAATAGTCATCGCCTTCATAACCTATATGGTGACTCAATCCTACATTTCCTATTCCTATTTTCAGATGGATACTAACTGGTATAGGTCCTCTTTGCCGCGGCTGATCCAGATCCATCCTCGAGTCCGGTATACGGATGTCACTCGATTTGTGATGCGGCGAGGTATGTAACGTCTTTTCCTATGCTTCAATTTGCCCAACATTCACCTTACCGATGCAGCGCGTCAAGTAAGATTCACTTTGTTCATGTGATGACGACCAGTGTAACGGATGGTGGTATAATTATAATTAGAGCTTGTAGCAGGATGGGGAGCAATCTTGTTCTTTGACGCCGTGCTTTTTGGCATGACACTGTTCAAGGCTCATCAATTCAAGAAAGACTTCGACAAGGTCAAGGTCGAGATGTTTTCGAGCACCGGTTCACCATCGATTCGTTCTATTATCACACGAGACGGTATGAATATTTATAAACCTATATAACATCTATACTCAGTAACATTGTCTATCTCCTTTCAGGTTCTATCTACTTTGCGTATGTCAACCTACAAGCCAAGTATACGACGGAGATAACACTGATTGGGTTTTAATATCCAAAGTGGCATGGCCCTCGCAAACCTCGTAAACATTGTCGATTTCTACGTGAGTATCGAATCGAACTATGCAACTTACCATACTAAGTAAACgatctttcctttttttttttccaagtTCCCGGGGGTATGTACCATTGAAAGTTCCTCCTTTCCCTCTAGTAATTGATTTCGACATATCACAATAGCCCGGAACAAAGGGTGGACTGGCGCCACTTGCGGGAAGGTAAGTACCCGAGGTATTGATTATCTAGGACCGACAAGGAATTGATGAACTTGAAAAGCATATCCACTACACTTACCTCACGGCTCATCCTCAACCTTCATCAGGCTGCTCGAAGCGGTCTGTTCTCGACTTTTGCTGATTCCAACCTTGAATGTGCCATTGTAGAATGTGGTATGGGTAGTGAGAGTAGAGAATAGATAAGAAAGTGTGCGTTACGAGGTTCAGATTTGATTATATGTTACAACAAAGCGTGTCGCTTGGGCAGAAAAAATTCCTACCCCGACAACTTTAACAGAATCGGTTATCGACGGTATGGCAGGTGGCGCGCAACCCTGTCTCCTTCATGAACATTGCAGCTACGAATCAAAGGGGTATCGTTAACGGGGATACGGGGATTCCGAGCTCGCGAGAGGTCACGCGTCACGCGGCAGCACTCACTTCTCCTCACGCGTCCATCTTTCGACAATCATATCTTTCTTCTCAATTCTCCCTCCCTCCACATCCCTACAAAGCTACGGCCTTAGTAATTGACTTGTAATCTTACAAGTCCTTCTACCTACTTTTTGGCATTCAGGTCTGGTCTGGATACACGGATTCACGGTGATTTTTGTTCCCGCCTCACGCAGCCCGTGCCCTCGCCAGCCTCCAGCAACCCTACTCTTCTCGTATCTTCCTTTCATCTCTTTCCACCCTCTTCCTTCACCTCTCCTCCATCGTGAGCACACATCTCATCCGTCCATCCGAAAACACGCGAGCTAGTTCGTTCCCATTGCCATTGAATGGAAGATAATGACCGATCCGATCCCCGCGGCACGTTAAGAAGACTTATCCATTTATTCTCCTCCCTTTCACGGTTCACCTACATCAGAGAAACTCCAACATTCGCTGCAGTTTCAACTTCAATTACCATCTGACCGTCAtgcgaagagaaagagaaatcGTCTTTCAATCCCAATCCTTGTTCCACCTATACATACGTATGGGGCTCAAGATTCAAATATTCGCACCTCGTGAGCACTTCTTTCAAGTTAATACCCGAAGTGTTCGATATCTTATGTAAATGGGATGAATCAGTTTTTCAGGGCCTATTTATACGGGAATGGTGGTCGTACgctttttccttcttcccaCCACACCCTCTCATACTTACCTTCGCTAGTAGGATGGCCGAATACTCTCATCTCTCCGAGATCGATCCAGAGATCGCTCCTTTAATTGGATCTATTCCAAAGCTTGTAATTGACGCGAAGACGCTTCCCGCAATCCGACAAATATCTGCAGAGGCTCTTCAAAAAGAGAGCAAGTACGAACCCTTACTTCCAGAGAGTATGCATGTCATTTTTTCGATGTGCGACATTTGGACCGATTACCCGTTTCCTACACTAGGTTCTGAATACACAGTTAAAGATCATGAAATCGATGTTGGTGAAGGGGTTAAGGTGCTTGCGAGGTCCGTAATACCCACTCCACGGGCCGGTGAGGATGGCAAGTTTCCACTGTTATTCTGGATCCATGGTGGAGGTAAGACGATAAGGAAGATGACTACGTCTGAACCAGATAATCATTCTCGATTAGGTTTTACGATAGGAAATCTTCATTTGGACGATCATCGGCTTAGGATTGCGAGCGTCAAACTACGCCTTTCGGTAGTGAACTGCCAATATCGGTATGGCGGTCGTGTCGGCGTTTGGAGTCGTTACGACTGATGTTCATTCAGTTTAGCTCCAGAGCACCCTTTCCCAGCTGCGGTTAATGACCTGACTGCAGCTTTAAAATATGTATGTGCATCTCCCCGTTCACCGCAAGTCGAAACTCCCTGACATAATTGCAAACCCAATTAAGGTTGCTTCTCACCCGGACACTTTTTCTGCTTCGTTAAAGAAAGGCTTCCTTATTGGAGGTCAATCTGCAGGCGGAAATTTAGCTGCAGTACTTTCTTGGATCGCTCGAGATGATCCCTTCTTCAAAAACACGCCACTAACTGGGCAGTTCTTAGAAATTCCGTCTGTGTGTCACCACGAGGCGTACCCGGAGAAGTGGGGTTTCTGTCAATCTTCCAAGCCTTCCATCTCTAACTTATTCATCAAGGTACAAGTCGTCCCTCTTGTCTTATGAACAGAACAAGGATGTGCCGATGTTGAATAGGGATCTTCTCCTCAAGTTTAGGGGTCAGTTTGGGACATTTTTTCAGAAGAATTCCACTTATTGCTTTTCATCAGAATATTACAATGCACCGCCATCAGATCCAAGATCCTCTCCTCTCCTCT is a window from the Marasmius oreades isolate 03SP1 chromosome 6, whole genome shotgun sequence genome containing:
- a CDS encoding uncharacterized protein (MEROPS:MER0034665; CAZy:CE10) is translated as MGLKIQIFAPLFQGLFIREWWSMAEYSHLSEIDPEIAPLIGSIPKLVIDAKTLPAIRQISAEALQKESKYEPLLPESSEYTVKDHEIDVGEGVKVLARSVIPTPRAGEDGKFPLLFWIHGGGFTIGNLHLDDHRLRIASVKLRLSVVNCQYRLAPEHPFPAAVNDLTAALKYVASHPDTFSASLKKGFLIGGQSAGGNLAAVLSWIARDDPFFKNTPLTGQFLEIPSVCHHEAYPEKYKSSLLSYEQNKDVPMLNRDLLLKFREYYNAPPSDPRSSPLLLSSHKGLPPVFLQVCGLDPLRDEGFLYEKVLKEAGVPTKLEVYPGVPHGFHAYLFDIKQAAKFREDFNDGLQWLLEVGKPTS